DNA sequence from the Manihot esculenta cultivar AM560-2 chromosome 11, M.esculenta_v8, whole genome shotgun sequence genome:
aatatatattaattactcTTGATTTCTGAcatcaattttatattaatgcaacttgcatttttttttatacaagAAAGACAAATTTGAATTGGCCAATTGTTGAAAGTCTTcgaatgtatatatataattatttatatataaaattattgggATCTAGGTCtttttttatgttgttttattttattggtctatatattataaattgttaATTCTAGCAGGCTCAATAATCAACaattcaataatatatttttttatttgatggcATGATCCCAACTCCATAAAAAGGGCAATGATTTCAGCACTCCAATGTCTTTCACTCACACATGTAaggactctctctctctcaatagGAAACCTCTGTCCAAGATATCTTCAACTCCATAAGTCTCAGCGACTCTGCAACTTCTGATGGCTTCTCGCCGGGAAAGTAGAAGGAATGAAAGTAGAGGTACTAATAGTTATACAGATCCGAGGAGATCTAGGTCGTCGCCTGAGTTGAATAGAAGTACAAGTATTGGGCCGAGGCAATATTCATATCAACAACTAGCAAACGCCACCAATCATTTCTCCAGTAATAAACTTCTTGGAGAGGGCGGCTTTGGACAAGTTTACATGGGATCAGTAGATGGTCAATCCCTTGCTATtaaaaaactcaaaaatcatcgAGATCTACAGTCTCAAGGAAAACTGCAAGATGAGATTATAGTTGTTAGCAGCGTCCGTCACAAAAATCTTGTTGAACTGGTTGGTTACTGCGTTGAAGGGGCCGATAAATTgcttgttttaaagtattttcctAATAAGTCCTTGGGTTATCAATTACATGGTGAGTCTCCTCTTTTCACTTTGTATTTTCATAACTATtatgaatattaatataaataaaaattgatttttgtaGAATGCGAAGAGAATTTAGACTGGGAGACGAGGATGGATATCGCTAAAGGCTCTGCAAGAGGACTAGAATATTTACATGAACACTGTGAGTATATAATTAACTATATTCATAGCTAATAATTGCCAACCTCTTTAGTTTTTGAGGTTCTATCTATTATTCTTTGTTtaagttaataatttattttatcttaaatttttttacttttttatattaggTGATCCTCCTGTTATACATTTAGATATCAAATCAGATAATATCCTTCTTGACGATGATTTTAAACCAAAggtaagatattttaataataattttttatattgaaacCATTATGTAGTGGAATCTCTCAAAAAAATATAGTTGAACgcaaaagttttattttcaaaaaatattgaaatattatGTGAAACTCATATATATAGagcataataaattaattaatctacTTAAATCATTTCGTTAATTAGGTGGCTGACTTTGGACTTGCACGCTTTTTTTCGGAGGCTGCTACTCACATCTCTGAATCAGCAATTATGGGAACCAAAGCGTAAGATAATTTATACATGTCTGAGTTTTTTAGTGTAATTATTATGTTCTacttctaaaataattaaaataaaaataaaatacatatgaAAACATAAGGAAACTAGTGTTTCTTTAGATTTTAATTTCTTGAATCTTGACATGAATTTTGATTGAGtttactaaattgcagctatgTAGATCCATCTGCAATAAAAACTGGACAATACTCTGTAAAATCAGATGTCTATTCATTTGGTGTTATGCTTCTGGAATTAATTACTGGAAAAAGACCTATAGAAGACGGCATTGATGTTGTTGAATGGGTACACTCACCATTCACATGCAATCATTGATATTAATTGATATGAGTCCGAGTTAATAAATAcacataattatatttttatcgaTATTTTATAGGCGAAACCTGAAATTAAGAGTGCTTTGCGGAATGAAGAATTTGAAGATTTTGTAGATTATACATTGCACACGTTTGACCATGGAGAAATGTATAGAATGTTGTTCTGTATTGATGCTTGTTTAAATAACCGTCCAAAATTTCGTCCATCAATGAAAAaggtaaaaacaaaaaaataattcatatattatgttaataattgataatatatttaataatttcattattcTATGCCATATAGATACTTCTAGCTCTTGAAGGAATTTTGCCTTTagacaaattatgcaatgagaAGGATGATAACAAATTGCCACGGTACCCTACTTTATATAAAGATTCAACTCCTATGAAAGACAATAATAGTACTAAAATGTGGAGATCTACTGATGAAGCTTCATCTAGCGAGAGATTTCAAGTTCGAAATCGGAGTACATCTAATAAAATGTGGAGATCTGCTGATGAAGCTTTAATGAAGAGATCTACTGAAGCAACTAATCGTTTAGCTGAAGGTGTTAAACGTCTTGATCTTTCTAATGAtgatgaggaagaagaagatgaagaagaggTTTCAGatgaagaggaggaagaagaagatgaagggaACGAGGACGTTGACAATGTAAGTCACTCAATTCTTGTTAATTCAGTTGAATATTGCATTGGAAAACtaaatatatcaattattttattaataagcaCATCTTAGACTCTATTTGCTATTAGGGCATGGTCAATTTAGTAACTTTTGTGTTTTTAAATATCTAGTAGTGGAAATTAATTAAGGGAAATAGCTCAGTAACTTTTATATTCTTGTAAATCTACGTGAAGTGTTTTGACTATGTTCTAAAcattactttaaaaatttttgtaGGACCTTAGTCATAAGTCAAAAATGGCTGAAGGAGGAGAGGTGATTGCCTGCCACACCGTTCGGGCATGGACCGAGCAGCTGGAAAAGGCACAGAAAGGAAAACAACTGACTGTGGTGGATTTCAGTGCTGCCTGGTGCCCGCCTTCTCGTTACATGAGTTCAGTTCTGGCAGAGATGGCCAAGAAGATGCCCAATGTCACATTCTTGGTGGTGGATGTTGATGAATTGACTTCTGTTTCTAAGGAATGGAAAATTGAGGCAATGCCAACTTTTTTGTTCTTCAAACAAGGAAAAGTAGTTGACAAGATTGTGGGTGCCAATACAGAGGAGCTGCAGTCGACCATTGCAAAGCATGCTGTCGACGACACTTCACCAATATTTACTTATCAACAAATTGAATGGGCAACTCGAGGTTTCTCCAAATTTCTCGGTGAGGGTAGTCTGGGTTCAGTTTTTAAGGGATTCCTGGATGGCAAAGACGTTGCTGTAAGGAAACTTGAAGATCTTTCAGATGAAAAGGAGCAAGAAGAGCTTGAGCAGAGGATTAAGACCATTAGCAGTGTGAGTCACCCAAATCTTGTTCAGCAGTTTGGACACTGTATTCAAGGATCCGATATATATCTTGTTCTAGAGTTTTTTCCCAGCAACTCCTTGAAATCCCTTTTACATGGTgagtcatttttctttttttatgcaTAAATTAATGCCCAACGTGATGTTAAGGTCTTATGATTAAGAAATTTTATTACAGGAAAGAAAACACTGGAATGGTCAAAAAGAATGAAAATCGCAATAGACTCTGCAAAAGCCTTGGAATATCTCCATGATGATTGTGAgtgtttataatgtttatgatatTCATTTATATCTTGGTTTTATATTGGCCTTATTTGTATGTTTTGCAAAGAATTGAATTCTTTTAATAGAAATGGATTCATTTCTATTCATAAAACCCTTGGAAtgactaatttaaaaaatatatatataaaagaaatatattttttttaatttttgtatttgataaaatcaataatataaaaaaatttattttaagctAAAAGTAAAATCTTATCAATATTGTTAGAATTTTACAAGAAATGATTTCATTTAAGGttatttacatcaaaattacttaattaattctttgaaaactttttttttcttttatcttttatttctttgtttgtttcaattttaaatttatttatttttaattaataattgttctttaaagaaattattttaatttaatattgactattaatatttaatatatttataattaatattaaaaaacttattatattattttgttaatttaaaaaaatctctatatttttaatagtaaaatttaaattttaaatgttataaaaatattaataatgactTTCTATGAATGtgataaaaattattgttatttataaaaataaatatttatgtttagtttaaaaataataagaatgatgaaaattaaattaatttaaatttattattaatttatttaatgtaaaagagtttaattaaattttattatatttaaattgattttaaataaatgaatttttttgaatataaatgaattgaattttattaataaagtttaattcttttcttaaaaaaatacatataaaaaaattaaaaaattatttatttagaattaatttaaatacaataaaattcaattgaactcttttatattaaataaataaataataaatttaaattgatttaatttgtttattatttttattatttctaaaaatataaatatttatttttttataaataacaatcatttttattatattgattgaaaataattattaatatttttataatatttaaaatttaaattttacatatattttactattaaaaattataaattaagattttttaattaataaaataatataataaatttctttatgTTAATTATAAATGCGCCGAATATTAATAGTCAATactaaattcaattatttttttaaaaagtaattattaattaaaaattaaaaaataaattaaaaaataaaatataaaaaaaatctcaatgattaattaagttattttgaTGTAAATAGTTTCAAGTAAAATCATTTCTGgtaaaattctaataatttttttttcaagatttgcttttaattcaaaatcaattctcacaaaaatttaaagaattgaGTTTCTATACTATTAGTTTTGCAAAAcacagaaatttaaaaaaaatttatttcttttaaattcttttaaaattagcCATTCCaaacaataatataaattaagtttttattttcctttagaTTTTAtgctattaatttattttcaaataaagttttttattttttatatatgcagATAATATCGTACATGGAGAGATCATGACAAATAATATTCTTGTCGATAAAAATTTCCAGCCAAAGgtaaaataattttgtttatacTAAAGCTAAATGCCAAAATTTATTAGGTTTGGATGaaagtataaatatataaatatgccACAACAATTAATCTACTAATTTTGGTTTCAGGTTGCAAATTTTGGACTTATCATGTATTATAGATCTGAGAGAACTGATGTGTAAGAAAAttctttttccccttttcttccTATCGTTTACAATGCAACCATGGTATATTTTTGAATTAGTTAAAATAAACCTTGTTTATGAGGCTTCTCTATTGAAGACTTCTATTTTCTAATTTCTTATATCAATTCTACATTATAGGTATGCAGATCCCGAAGATAATGAATGTAGTTTTGAAGAATCAGATGTTTACGCTTTTGGTGTTGTGCTTTTGGAACTGATTACAGGCAAAAATACTAAAGATAATGACACTGATATTGTTCTGTGGGTATGCAGTTATCATTAATTAAGTGATCTATAATAGTTAATAAAGGATATAGGCAATAATATGTgaaatatatgaatttatttaaaaaaataactaatacatttttataaatattcagGCAAACACTCTAATGAAACGAGCTTTATACGGAGAATATACACTTCTTATTGATTCTAACTTGGAAGgtgattataataaaaaagaagtACAACGGATGATTTATTGTGCTGCAGCTTGTTTATATAAACCTTCAGACTCTCGCCCACAAATGAAAGAGGTATCAATTCAATTCTAGCGTTAtgctattaatttattaacaaaaaagTTATTACGTACTAGCATTGTAtatacaataattttattataaccaATGATTATACATATCATTAACATCTAACTGttagattatataataaaattttcacatCCTAAGACTTTGCTATTAAATTCCGTCAAAGCATTCAAAGAATGATAGCTTATATTATTGACGTCTAATCTTTTTACTAATCTTTTTATTCCTTTGCTATGTTATAGATAGTTGGAGTTCTCGAAAGAAGTATTCCTTTGAAAGATATATGGAATGACGATGACAATCAATTCCTATTTGGTACATTTcttattgataataatttattttatttatgcaGAAAAAGATAATTCctgaattttaatgaaatacCACTTATTTCAATAGTATATACaaagtaattttattaataataagtaaatttattaaatttatatcagaTCTAATTCATGTCAAAAGTTAGTCTAGGAGGAATGAGTATGTAAGATCTTTATATTAGGTTTAAcaagatttaaataaaattaataaatgcattaataaatattaatgctTTCTCAATTCTATAAAGATAGAACttatctttatttattataaattataatctaTTATACTAATTTATAGCCattgaataaatattaaaatttaattaaattcaaaaatacTTTCGATTACATAATAAAAGCCATCAAATATTAACGAAgggtattataaaaattaagcaaactttaacattttttttagaTTTGTGACTTGTGATTCAGATATTTTTTTCTCagtgaaaaaatatttattaataagtaAAGATTTAAATAGagtaactattttatttatacttttattttaaaattaaatagatctgaaaattttaatactaaaaaaaatataatggagagattatttttttatttactcaattaaaaaaataaacaacatAAAATTAGGGGCTTtgcttttattatttgaaaatgaCTATTACACctgattatgtttttttttataaaatttttataaaaataaaaatagacatAATTTTATGAACAAAGAGAATGAATTTTTATCATCATTAGAAAGCATTGTCTTTCTAGAGGATCATGTATCAGCCGAGGGATTCTAATTGCTTTATCAACTACAGGATCAGGAAAAGGAGGCGGCTCATTGAAGAGGTCAGTCATAAAGAAAACCGTGAATCTGAGTTTGACTATGAGCATAACTTTTTCATATAATTTCAGTTATTTGGATATGAAATATCAGATTGAGTTGAAAAGTTTAATATTATTGTTCTGTGTTCTTTTTTTCTTCAGGAAATCAAAGAAAACATAGCGAGAAGTTTGTTTATCCTTGGTGATATTGTACTGTATTCTTTACCGGGTGATATTGCATAATGACGACTACCATACTGTGGAATTTGTTATACAAAAACTGATGAAGTTTATCCCTGGAATGCCCCTTGAAAATGCAGATAATATAGGGAGAGATGTACATTACAGGGGCTCGGCAGAGGTGATTGTATGTGCTCAGGCTGATGCTGAAGGCTATTGCATGCAGCTGAAGGGTACTGGGCTTGGGAGTGCAATAAAACCTGCGAGTGGTGGGCGCTGAAGACGGACAACTTGTACGAGAATCTCCTCATGGTCCCTAGTAAAGTTATCTTAATCAGAGTATTAGATAGTGTATGTGTGTTGGCAATGTCAGTGTTCGTATGAATCTTGTCATCCATGTGCAAACGCGAATAAAGGTATAGTAGGTGgtcattttttaataaaagaaaactgATTGCCTTCATAgctatttacataaaaaagaaGCAACATTGATAACTGTTAAAAGAAATTTACCTGCTCTTTATGAAAATGCCCTTAGTTACTCATAATTAGacaaattcttttttttctttttaagattAAAGATAATATTgcattccatttaaaaaaaaaaaaaagataatattgCATTAAAACCAAAGGGCACTAGGCCCAAAAACAACTCAACACAGAAAAAACCTTTTAAGCTCGAGATAAAAAGCCTAGCAAGCTACAACAAAGCAAAAACCCAGGTTCAAGGTCTAACTCGAACAGAAAGCCTAACGCCCAAGAAACTAAAAAACTTTGCTTGTTGAGAAATTTCTATGTCTGCTGCCTACACCGCCTGCTGCGAGTATAGCATCGGAATACAGCTTCAACAGTCGCAACAAAGGAACAAAGATTCAAGCACATGCAACCCAAAAAACGAAGACAACTTGAAGCACGAGCTAAAGAAGTGAGCTTTCGTCTGAGCTATGGAGGAGGAAGTCGAGAGAGCTCAACCAACCATCTCTTTGCCTTGAGGATCTCTTGCCCATGATGAGGGGAACGGTACAACGATCCTTGAGACCTTGATCATAGAAAAAGTTTTAACTCCTCCATAGCTGAAAAGGGTAGAACCCTAATTGAAGATCGCAGACGAAAAAGGGAGGGAACTGAGAGAGGGATCTCAAAGTTTCTGAAAAATCGCCTCTATCAAGCATGCAACAACACTCGAATGGCAGAACAAGCCTCTGAGAATCTGCACACAAACACAAATCCACCACAATCAAACACAAAAACAACCGGAAAACCAAATCCAACGGTATCCTACACAAAGAATCGCCGATCTGGAAAGAAAATACAACagttaaaacaaaataaaacaaaatcttATTTATCCTCTGTAAACTGTGAATATGATCACCCAAAGTTGCAAGCGAAGCTGTGGATCTTAGGCTTTGAAGATTCTGCACTGTTTAGGAGCCTCTGCAATTTCTGGAAATTTTCTGCAGATTTATGAAAAACAGAGGAAAGGATTTTTGGAACAGAGGAAAAGAAATTGACACAGATTCCTTTAGAACTTAGCTCACCTGCCGATTCCTTTGATCAGCATAGTGTTGTTATTTATAGTAGAATGTACAACTGAAAAACAAAACAATCCGAGCTTGAAGCCGCAAATCTCAGATTAAAAGAGAAACTGACGCTAAATGGGTTAAAGAAAAAACGGGCGTTGAACAGTTCAAGCCACACATGCAGGAACAACGTGCAACATGCAGAAACAACGTGTAATGGGTACATGCTCATCAACCAAATGACAGCTGGCGTAACAGCTGGCAACAAGCTTATTTCCTTCATTTCTCCCCCGTAAGCTTGTTCTTCGCATCTTTGATCCCAATCATCATGCTCAAGTCATCGATCTTGTCTCGGGATAGTGGCTTTGTCAGAATATCAGCGAGTTGTGATTCAGTTTTTACATATTCGATTTCGACTTCTCCTCTTTGGACACACTCCCGAATGAAATGAAACTTAATATCAATATGCTTGCTTCTGTTATGATGGACAGGATTCTTTGTGAGAGCAATTGCAGATTTGTTGTCAACTCTTAAGATGAACTTGTTTGTCTTCCAACCGATCAACTCATGTAACAGCCTACTAATCCATATGCCTTGACAAGCTCCTGCTGTTGCAGCAATATATTCAGCTTCACAAGAGGATAAGGCTACGACTTTCTGCTTCTGAGAAATCCAGGTGACAGGGCTTTGGCCGAGGAAGTAGATTACTCCTGTCGTGCTTTTCCGATCATCCACGTCTCCGGCTAAGTCACTATCGCTATAGCCTACTAGCTTGAACTCCTCCTCTTCCACCTTGTTGTATATGCACCCATGATGTAAGGTGCCTTTCACATAACGCAATATCTGTTTTACGGCTGCTAGATGTTTCGTTGTTGGAGCTTCCATGAAACGACTTACAATTCCAACTGAATATGCAAGATCGGGTCGAGTGTTCACCAAATACCTCAAACTTCCGATTGCACTCCTGTATAGTGTTGCATCTACCGGAGGACTTCCATCTGACTTGCTCAGCTTCACCCGTGTATCCATTGGAACCCGACATGGCTTACACTCAGCCAGGCCGAGCTTCTCGAGCATCTTCTCAGCATACCCTAACTGGTTAAGGGTGATGCTATACGGCTTTTGCTTGACTTCTATACCCAGGTAGTAGCTTAGCATCCCAAGATCACTCATCTCGAAGATCTTTCTCATCTTGGCTTTGAAATTCTCCACACCTCTCGGCTTTGAGCCCATGATTATCAGATCATCTACGTACACTCCCACAATCTGCACTTCATCTCCTTCGTGTTTCTTGTAGACTGCATGTTCGATCATACATCTTTGAAACCCCAGCTCTCGGAAACATTTGTCTAGCTTTATATTCCATGCCCGAGGCGCCTGTTTAAGACCATACAGGGCCTTTCGTAGTTTCAGAACCTTTCCTTCCTCTCCTTGTTCAATGAATCCATCTGGTTGTGACACGTACACTTCTTCTTCTATCTCACCATTCAGGAACGCAGATTTGACATCCATATGATGTACTATCCATCCTTCTTGTGCGGCTACAGCAAGTAACACTCTTACTGTCTCTAGTCTGGCTACAGGAGCAAAGACTTCTTCAAAGTCTATGCCCTGTTTCTGCACATACCCCTTCGCAACAAGTCTCGCTTTATATTTAATGATCTCCCCTTCCGGATTCTTCTTTACTTTGAAGATCCATTTCAGACCAATAGCTTTCTGGTCCTTTGGGAGTTCTGCTAGTTCCCATGTTCCATTTCTCCGGATAGCCTCCATTTCTTCTATCATTGCTTGTCGCCAATGTTCACTGCATGCAGCTTCATGGTAAGATGCTGGTTCTTCAATTGACATCAGGTAAAGACCATAGTCTTGATCGACCTCCACTGTGTTTTCATAAATTTCTTGAAGAGTCCTGAACCTCTTTGGTCCCTCTGAGCTGCTTTCTCCTGTCTCTGAATGTTCAGAGCCTGACCCGGCTATAGGTGATAAGGAAGCCGGCATCAGATCCTGACCTCAGAGGTTTTTGTCTTCTTGCATTTGTGCTTCCTTGTATGTGATGACAAGTGGTCCTTCTGTTGTGGAGTTTGATGTCGTCTGGCCTTGCCATTTCCACTTCTCTTCTTCCTGAAACACAACATCCCGACTTACCACAATTCGGTTAGAATTTGGATTCAATAACCGATATGCTTTGGACCCTGGTTCATATCCCAATAAAACTAGCTTCATGCTTCTGTCATCCAATTTTCTCAAGTGTGGAGCTGTGTTCTTGGCATATGCAATGCAGCCAAAAACACGCATATGATGAACACTCGGAAGTCTTCCATGCCATGCTTGATACGGAGTCATGCCTTGGACACTTCTTGTGGGTGATCTGTTCAATATGTATACTGCAGTACGTGCAGCTTCTCCCCAATATGTAGCTGGCACTCCGGAGCTATTCAAGAGACACCTTATCATCTCCACTACAGTTTGGTTTCTTCGCTCTACTACTCCGTTTTGCTGTGGGGAATAAGGAGCAGTGAGCTGGCGTTTGATGCCGTGTAACTCGCAAAACTTGCTGAACTCATTTGATGTAAACTCGCCTCCTCTGTCTGTTCTAAACATTTTGAGTTTACATTCGGACTGGACTTCAATTTGAGCTTTTACTTTCTTGAAAACACTAAAAACCTCATCTTTGCTTTTGAGCATCTCAATCCACATATAACGACTGTAATCATCCACGAGCAAGAGAAAATACCTGTTTCCGCCGCATGTGGTAGGTGATATCGGTCCACACAGATCACCATGTATGAGCTCCAGAGGTTTAGTTGCTTGATACTCTCCTGCTTTTGGGAAACTTGTGCGATGCTGCTTGCTGATCACACAAGGTTCACAAACGTCCTTCACTGTTTCTATCTCCGGTAAACCTTTCACCATGCTTTCTTGTGCAAGCTTGCGTAAAGCTTGAAAGTTCAGGTGCCCATAGCGTGCATGCCATAGGCACGATTTTTCTGACGACTTTGTCAAGTGGCACTCTGAATTTGCTTGTGTCATTCTCATCATGTAAAGGCGATTTTCCGCTCTCTGCACCTTGGCTATCAACCTGTCCTGTGCATCATATACTCTCAGAATCCCTGCTTTCACCACCACTTTTGCTCCTGATTCGTCGAGTTGACCAAGACTTATAATATTGGATCTTAATCGAGGAATGTAATATACATTCGTTAGTTTAAAATGATCTCCATTCTTGCACTGAAACACTGAGGTGCCTCGGCCTTCTACCTTGACGACTGAGCCATCACCGAACCTGACATTCCCTTTGATTGATTCATCAAGATTGGTTAAGGCTAGCTTGTTACCAGTCATATGGTTGCTTGCCCCCGTATCATAGTACCACATGGTTCCTTTTGTTTCTACACTTTCAAAGTCATGCAACTGTTCTTCATTCAGCAGtagctctttttctttctcttcacCAATGTGAATCAGCTCACTGGTTTCTAGCATCAACAACGTTGACTCCTCTTCGAATTGCTCCACTAAATGTGCttcattttttccttttctttcagcTTTGCAATCAGATTGAAAATGGCCATATTCGTTGCAATTGTAACACCTGACCTTTTTAATGTCGAACTTCTGACGGTGTTGTCCTTCATCATCCTGACCTCGGTCTGTTCCAGGAGGGCCACGACTCCTGCCGCGACCtcctcctctacctctgccgcgTCCTCTACCACGTCCACGTCCGCGTCCCTGGCCTCTGCTCACATCCTGTGGGCGCTTCTCGTTGGATCTTGAGGACTCAGCTCGTGCTTTCCACTCTCCTTTAGTGAGTAGCACATATTCGTCTCCTCTGGAGTCGTAACTCCGCAACCTCTCCTCGTGAGCTTTGAGAGAACCAGttatatcttcaattgtcttaaTAGACAAGTTCCCGAATTCTTCTATGGTTGAGGCAATCTGAAGGTATTTAGGGGATACTGAACGTAGCATTTTCTTCACTACATACGTTTCATCAACCTTTTCACCAAGAGCTCGGAGCTTGTTGACAACTGTCGCAATCTTTCCGGTGAATTCATCGACGGATTCACCAACCTCCATTTTCATGCTTTCGAGCTCCCATCTGAGAGCTTGTGCCCGTACTTCTTTGACCCTCTCTGCACCGAGGTTCATAACCTTGAGAGCGtcccatgcctctttagctgatttctttacccccaactgtaaCAGGGTATCTTCGGTGATCCCTTGAAAGATTGCCGCCAATGCAATCCGGTCTGAACGAGGATCAACTGGATCTTCTGATTCAACCACATCCCAAACGCCTTGAGCTTGCATATATACTTGCATCTTGATTGCCCAAGCCGCATAATTTGTCTTTGTTAGGAGCGGATACTGCAGAGAAACACCCCCTTCTCTTACGGGTGCTCTCACTACTGTTTCTGCCGTCTGACCACCATTGCCGCCGCTACCACTACGGACAGCACTGGATGATGAAGCTTCGTGTCGTGGCATGTATTTGGGCATAAACTAGGTcccgggctctgataccaagtgTAAACTGTGAATATGATCACCCAAAGTTGCAAGCGAAGCTGTGGATCTTAGGCTTTGAAGATTCTGCACTGTTTAGGAGCCTCTGCAATTTCTGGAAATTTTCTGCAGATTTATGAAAAACAGAGGAAAGGATTTTTGGAACAGAGGAAAAGAAATTGACACAGATTCCTTTATAACTTAGCTCACCTGCCGATTCCTTTGATCAGCATAGTGTTGTTATTTATAGTAGAATGTACAACTGAAAAACAAAACAATCCGAGCTTGAAGCCGCAAATCTCAGATTAAAAGAGAAACTGACGCTAAATGGGTTAAAGAAAAAACGGGCGTTGAACAGTTCAAGCCACACATGCAGGAACAACGTGCAACATGCAGAAACAACGTGTAATGGGTACATGCTCATCAACCAAATGACAGCTGGCGTAACAGCTGGCAACAAGCTTATTTCCTTCATCCTCAATCCTGCCAGAGGAGGATTGGG
Encoded proteins:
- the LOC110625837 gene encoding receptor-like kinase LIP2, producing the protein MASRRESRRNESRGTNSYTDPRRSRSSPELNRSTSIGPRQYSYQQLANATNHFSSNKLLGEGGFGQVYMGSVDGQSLAIKKLKNHRDLQSQGKLQDEIIVVSSVRHKNLVELVGYCVEGADKLLVLKYFPNKSLGYQLHECEENLDWETRMDIAKGSARGLEYLHEHCDPPVIHLDIKSDNILLDDDFKPKVADFGLARFFSEAATHISESAIMGTKAYVDPSAIKTGQYSVKSDVYSFGVMLLELITGKRPIEDGIDVVEWAKPEIKSALRNEEFEDFVDYTLHTFDHGEMYRMLFCIDACLNNRPKFRPSMKKILLALEGILPLDKLCNEKDDNKLPRYPTLYKDSTPMKDNNSTKMWRSTDEASSSERFQVRNRSTSNKMWRSADEALMKRSTEATNRLAEGVKRLDLSNDDEEEEDEEEVSDEEEEEEDEGNEDVDNDLSHKSKMAEGGEVIACHTVRAWTEQLEKAQKGKQLTVVDFSAAWCPPSRYMSSVLAEMAKKMPNVTFLVVDVDELTSVSKEWKIEAMPTFLFFKQGKVVDKIVGANTEELQSTIAKHAVDDTSPIFTYQQIEWATRGFSKFLGEGSLGSVFKGFLDGKDVAVRKLEDLSDEKEQEELEQRIKTISSVSHPNLVQQFGHCIQGSDIYLVLEFFPSNSLKSLLHGKKTLEWSKRMKIAIDSAKALEYLHDDYNIVHGEIMTNNILVDKNFQPKVANFGLIMYYRSERTDVYADPEDNECSFEESDVYAFGVVLLELITGKNTKDNDTDIVLWANTLMKRALYGEYTLLIDSNLEGDYNKKEVQRMIYCAAACLYKPSDSRPQMKEIVGVLERSIPLKDIWNDDDNQFLFGSGKGGGSLKRKSKKT